The sequence ATCGACGCCGACGTGCGCCCGGCACCCAGGCTGGCGGCCGCGCTCCTGGCTCACACCGCCATCGAGGGAGTCGCGGCCCTCAGCGTCGCCACACGGCAGGAGCTATCGGGTCCAGCCGAGGGGTTGATCCACCCGGCGCTGCTCGCGACGCTCGTCTACCGCTTCGGCATCCCCGGCCATGCGACCGATCAGGTCGACCGCGTGCAGGCGAACGGTCAGTGCTTCCTTTTACGGCGCGATGTCCTGGCCCGTGCCGGGGGCTTCGCCGTCGTCCGGGACTCACGCTGTGAGGACGTGAGGCTCGCCCGCGCGCTGGCGGCCTCCGGCACCGCGGTCGGGTTCTACGAGGCGGGCGACCTGGCGCGGGTGCAGATGTACGCGAGTGCGGGCGAGGCCTGGCGCAACTGGCCGCGGTCGCTCCCTCTGCGCGACCGCTTCGCCGGCTGGGGCGCCACCCTGCTGGGGCTGGCCGAGGTCACCCTGGTCCAGGCCCTGCCGCTACCCCTGCTCATGCTGCGCCTGCTCACCGGTCAGCGCGGCCCGGCAACCGCGGTCAACGCCGTGCTGGCCGCGACCCGGGTCGGCGTGCTGGCCGGCATGGCACGCGCCTACCGATGCCCGCCCTGGACCTACTGGCTCTCGCCCCTGAGCGACGTGCCGGTAGCCCTCCGGCTCTGCGCCAGCGCGCTGCAGCGTCGGCACGTCTGGCGCGGTCGCCCGCTCGTCGATGGAGGAGGTTGACGTGACGGCAGCACGGACCCTGTTCTTCGCCCACCTCGGGGCGCTCATCTTCGCCCTGGGCGGCCTCCTGATCGCCCTGCCACACCCCGAGCTATGGGCCGGCAGCGCCCAGGCCGCGAAGGTCTTCGCCTTCGGGATGCGCCACGGCGGTGCGCTGCACATCGTCCTCGGCGCTGCCGCCATGCTCGCCTTCGGTCTTCGCTACCTCGGCGCCTGGCGCACGCTCACCTTCTTCGCGCTCGCCACTACGCTCTCCCTCGGGATGGAACTGCTCGGCACCGGCACCGGCTGGCCCTTCGGCGCGTACAGCTACACCAGCGGGCTGGGGATGAAGGTGCTCGGGCGGGTGCCCTACACCATCCCGCTCTCCTGGTTCTTCGTCGGTCTGGCCGCCTACCTGCTCGCCAGCGCCATCGTGGCCCGGCTCAGCGTCCGCCGCTCGGCGCTCAGCGCGGTGCTCCTTGGCGTCTGGTTCCTCACCGTCTGGGACCTGGTGCTCGACCCGGCCATGGCTCACCCGTCGCTCCCGATGCAGTTCTGGGTCTGGCACGCGACTGGGCCCTACTTCGGGATGCCGCTGCAGAACTTCGTGGGCTGGTCCGTGACCGGCCTCCTCTTCATGGGCCTCAGCCGCCTGCTCTGGCGGCGCAACGCCAGTCCGGATGAGTTCCCGGCCTGGCTCCCCTTCGGGATCTACACCGCCAACATCATCTTCGCCCTGGCGCTGAGCCTGAGCGTGGGGCTGTGGGAGCCGGCCGTGGCGGCCGTCCTCCTGGGCGTGCTCCCGGCAACGCTGGCGCTGGGGAGGACGACGTCTCCGGCCGCGACCGCGATCCGCCTCGGCAGCCGCGCCATCGCCGGGCGGCGACTCCGACTCACCGTCGAGGGTTTGGAGCACATTCCGGCCAGCGGCCCAGCCCTGATCGCCGCTCGCCACTATCACCACCTCTACGACGGCTGCGCCCTCATCACCACGCTGCCCCGCCCGGTCCACATCCTGGTCGCGCTCGACTGGGTGGACCGCCCCATCGTCCGCCGGGTGATGGAGCGCGCCTGCGCCGCGGCCCGCTGGCCGATCGTGCTCCGTGGCGACGCCCTGACACGCCCCGGCGCCCGCACGGCCTACAGCCCGGCCGAGCGCCGTCGCTACCTGCACCGCGCGGTGACGGAGACGGTCGACCTGCTGCGCGCGGGCGAGGTCGTCGTGGTCTTCCCCGAGGCCTACCCTAACGTTGACCCGACCTACACTCCCAAGACGGCGGACGGCTTCCTCCCCTTCCGCCCCGGCTTTGCCGCGCTCGCGGCCCTGGCCGAGCGCGACGGCCATCTACCGGTCCCGATCATCCCGGCTGGGCTGGCATACCGCCCCGGCGACCGCTGGGAGCTGACGCTCCGCTTCGGCCCGCCCCTCTTCATCGACGACTGGCCCGACCGGGCGGCGCTGGTGGCCGCCGTAGAGCAGCAGGTGCGCGACCTGTCGCGCCCGGCCCCCGCGTACCGCCCGGCCGTCGCGGGCGAGGTCTTGCAGCCATGAGCGACCCGCAGGCAACGCGCGTCGTCGTCATCGGCGGCGGCTTCGGCGGTCTGGCCGCCGCGATCCGCCTGCAAGCCGCCGGGTACGCCGTGACCCTGGTCGAGGCACGCCCGCGCCTCGGCGGCCGCGCCTCCCAGCATCGCGAGGCGGGCTTCACCTTCGACATGGGCCCGACCCTCATCACCGCCCCGGAGCTCCTCGACGACCTCTGGGCCGCTGCCGGTCGCTCCCGTGCGGCCGACCTGCCCCTGGTGCCGCTCCGCCCCTTCTACCGGCTCCTCTTCCCGGACGGCAGCCAGTTCGACTACGGGGCCGGGCCGGAGGCGGACGAGGAGCAGATCGCCCGCTTCGACCCGCGCGACGTGACCGCTACCGCACCTTCCTCGCCGCGTCGGAGCGCATCTACGCCCGCGCTTTCGCCGACCTGGCCGGCGAGCCGTTCCTGTCGCCCGGATCCTTCGCCCGCGTCCTCCCGGAGCTGTTGCGCCTCGGCGCGGCTCAGAGCGTCTATCGCTTCACCTCGCGCCACTTCCACGATCCGCGTCTCCGCGCCGTCTTCTCCTTCCACCCGCTCTTCATCGGCGGGAACCCGTTCCGCGCCAGCGCCATCTACGGCATCGTTCCCTACCTGGAGCGCCAGCAGGGGGTCCACTTCGCCATGGGCGGGATGTACACGCTGGTCGAGGCGATGGAGCGCCTGCTGTGTGACCTCGGCGCCGAGGTGCGCTGCGGCACGCCGGTGGAGGAGATTATCGTCACCGACGGCCGCGCCGCCGGGGTCCGCCTTGCCGGCGGCGAGACCATCCCCGCAGCCGCCGTGGTCGCCAACAGCGACGTCGCCACCACCTACCGGGAGCTGATCCCACCCGCCCACCGCCCCCGGCGCACGCTCGCTCGTCTGGCGCGCTTCCGCTACTCGATGAGCTGCTTCCTTCTCTACCTTGGCCTAAACCGCACATACCCGCAGCTCCACCACCACACCGTCCTGATGCCTGCCCACTACCGCGAGCACATTCGCGCCATCTTCGACGGCCACGGCCTCCCCGACGACCTGGCCCTCTACCTCCACACACCGACGCGCACCGACCCGACCATGGCCCCGCCCGGCGGGGAGAGCCTCTACGCCCTGGCGCCGGTCCCGCACCTGGGCCACGGCATCGACTGGAACCACGCCGGCGACATGCTCCGCGACCGGATCATCCGGGCACTGGAAGAGCAGGTCGGACTGGACGACCTGGAATCGAGCATCGTGATCGAGCGGCGCTTCACCCCGGTCGACTTCGCGACGGACCTCCGGAGCCACCTCGGCGCCGCCTTCTCGATCGAGCCGACCCTGCTCCAATCGGCCTACTTCCGCCCACACAACCGCTCGCGCGACCTCCCCGGCCTCTACCTCGTCGGCGCCGGCACCCACCCTGGCGCCGGCCTTCCCGGCGTACTCCTCTCCGCCAAGATCACCAGCCGCCTGGTCCAGGAGGATCTCCGTTCAGTGAGGGCGCGTGTGTACAGCAAAGCCGTGTGACGGGCGCGCGGAGTCTGTCTCGGGCACGATCACCGTTGGTGTACGTGGCCGAGGCTGGCAGCCGCGAGGATTTCCGGCGGTCGGCGCGTGCCCGGGGCTAAAGCTGCCGGGCTGAATACAGGGTAAGCCCACGAAAGGGGCTGCGATACTCACATCCAGGCGTATACGAACCGGCCTCCTACCGAACGCAGCGTCCCCAGCCCCTTCAGTGGGCTTTCTATATTCAGCCCGGGGGTTTACCCCCGGGCACCAACCGGGCGGTGGACACCTCCCACCTGGGTGTTATCCCTGGTCTGCCCCAGCCCGCTTTAGCGGGCTTTTTTGTCAGCCCGGCGCCTTTAGGCCCGGGCACATGCCACCGCACGTAGACCTTCACGCCGCTCTTCCCGAACACACGCCTATCGCCGGGGGCACGTGCCGACCACGTTGGATCCATGCGTCACGCACGCATGAACGGTCCATGCGCTGCCCACGCAACCGACTGGCTGCCCACGCTCCTCTTGAACCTTGCTGGCAACCACCTCGTCTCTGTCGGTGAGAGTGGCCTGTCGCCACGGAGGACGACGAAGGGATGCGCGATGGAGATCGTGATCGAGGAACTCAGCAAGCACTACGGCAGTGTGCGGGCACTGGATGGGGTGTCGCTGCGGGTGCCGGGCGGGATGTTCGGCCTGCTGGGCCCCAACGGCGCCGG is a genomic window of Sphaerobacter thermophilus DSM 20745 containing:
- a CDS encoding glycosyltransferase, whose translation is MTARLLWSLLTLAQAALGTRVLLRLLDTAGGNRVAPCPHYSATAPGSVAVVVPVLNEVARLGPCLDGLTAQGPEVGEIVVVDGGSTDGTQALVATYAARDARVRLVDAGPIPPGWNGKAWGLEVGAREANPTAPWLLTIDADVRPAPRLAAALLAHTAIEGVAALSVATRQELSGPAEGLIHPALLATLVYRFGIPGHATDQVDRVQANGQCFLLRRDVLARAGGFAVVRDSRCEDVRLARALAASGTAVGFYEAGDLARVQMYASAGEAWRNWPRSLPLRDRFAGWGATLLGLAEVTLVQALPLPLLMLRLLTGQRGPATAVNAVLAATRVGVLAGMARAYRCPPWTYWLSPLSDVPVALRLCASALQRRHVWRGRPLVDGGG
- a CDS encoding carotenoid biosynthesis protein → MTAARTLFFAHLGALIFALGGLLIALPHPELWAGSAQAAKVFAFGMRHGGALHIVLGAAAMLAFGLRYLGAWRTLTFFALATTLSLGMELLGTGTGWPFGAYSYTSGLGMKVLGRVPYTIPLSWFFVGLAAYLLASAIVARLSVRRSALSAVLLGVWFLTVWDLVLDPAMAHPSLPMQFWVWHATGPYFGMPLQNFVGWSVTGLLFMGLSRLLWRRNASPDEFPAWLPFGIYTANIIFALALSLSVGLWEPAVAAVLLGVLPATLALGRTTSPAATAIRLGSRAIAGRRLRLTVEGLEHIPASGPALIAARHYHHLYDGCALITTLPRPVHILVALDWVDRPIVRRVMERACAAARWPIVLRGDALTRPGARTAYSPAERRRYLHRAVTETVDLLRAGEVVVVFPEAYPNVDPTYTPKTADGFLPFRPGFAALAALAERDGHLPVPIIPAGLAYRPGDRWELTLRFGPPLFIDDWPDRAALVAAVEQQVRDLSRPAPAYRPAVAGEVLQP
- the crtI gene encoding phytoene desaturase family protein, with translation MYARAFADLAGEPFLSPGSFARVLPELLRLGAAQSVYRFTSRHFHDPRLRAVFSFHPLFIGGNPFRASAIYGIVPYLERQQGVHFAMGGMYTLVEAMERLLCDLGAEVRCGTPVEEIIVTDGRAAGVRLAGGETIPAAAVVANSDVATTYRELIPPAHRPRRTLARLARFRYSMSCFLLYLGLNRTYPQLHHHTVLMPAHYREHIRAIFDGHGLPDDLALYLHTPTRTDPTMAPPGGESLYALAPVPHLGHGIDWNHAGDMLRDRIIRALEEQVGLDDLESSIVIERRFTPVDFATDLRSHLGAAFSIEPTLLQSAYFRPHNRSRDLPGLYLVGAGTHPGAGLPGVLLSAKITSRLVQEDLRSVRARVYSKAV